In Longimicrobiaceae bacterium, the following are encoded in one genomic region:
- a CDS encoding cysteine desulfurase-like protein: MTSSEFASRVRTSFPVFERRVGGKPIAFFDGPGGSQVPRSVADAVAGYLTHHNANTHGAFLTSRESDAAILAAREAMADFVNSRADEIVFGANMTTLTFAFSRALGAEWGPGDEVIVTELDHQANVAPWRRMAEDRGVTVRAVPFDRETMTLDYAALEEMLSDRTRLVAIGAASNAVGTINDVSRVCSLARAAGALTYVDAVHYAPHRLVDVQAFGCDFLACSAYKFFGPHVGIVWAKREHLERFTPYKVPPASNDAPERWETGTLNHEGIAGTGAAVDFIASLDPAPAGDGRRAALARAMARIDEHEGALVRRLLDGLGVIGGVRIYGPPASSPRTPTVAFTVEGTPPDAVAAKLGDEGVFVWNGNFYAVTVCERLGLEDCGGLIRAGLAPYNTDEDVDRLIEGVARIARG, translated from the coding sequence ATGACGTCTTCCGAGTTCGCCTCGCGCGTCCGCACTTCGTTCCCCGTCTTCGAGCGCCGCGTAGGCGGGAAGCCGATCGCCTTCTTCGACGGGCCGGGCGGCAGCCAGGTGCCGCGGTCCGTCGCGGACGCGGTCGCGGGCTACCTGACGCACCACAACGCCAACACGCACGGCGCCTTCCTCACCAGCCGCGAGAGCGACGCCGCCATCCTCGCCGCGCGTGAGGCGATGGCGGATTTCGTGAACAGCCGGGCGGACGAGATCGTCTTCGGCGCCAACATGACGACGCTCACGTTCGCGTTCTCCCGTGCGCTGGGGGCGGAGTGGGGGCCGGGCGACGAGGTGATCGTGACCGAGCTGGACCACCAGGCCAACGTGGCGCCCTGGCGGCGGATGGCGGAGGACCGCGGCGTCACCGTCCGCGCCGTCCCGTTCGACCGGGAGACGATGACGCTGGACTACGCGGCGCTGGAGGAGATGCTGTCGGACCGGACGCGGCTCGTGGCGATCGGCGCGGCGTCGAACGCGGTGGGCACGATCAACGACGTCTCGCGGGTGTGCTCGCTGGCGCGGGCGGCGGGGGCGCTCACGTACGTAGACGCGGTGCACTACGCGCCGCACCGGCTGGTGGACGTGCAGGCGTTCGGGTGCGACTTCCTGGCGTGCTCGGCCTACAAGTTCTTCGGGCCGCACGTGGGTATCGTGTGGGCCAAGCGCGAGCACCTGGAGCGGTTCACGCCGTACAAGGTGCCGCCCGCCAGCAACGACGCGCCGGAGCGCTGGGAGACCGGCACGCTGAACCACGAGGGCATCGCCGGCACGGGCGCCGCGGTGGACTTCATCGCGTCGCTGGACCCCGCGCCCGCCGGAGACGGCCGCCGCGCCGCGCTCGCCCGCGCGATGGCGCGCATCGACGAGCACGAGGGCGCGCTCGTGCGGCGGCTGCTGGACGGGCTGGGGGTGATCGGCGGCGTACGCATCTACGGTCCGCCCGCCAGTTCCCCGCGCACGCCCACCGTGGCGTTCACGGTGGAGGGTACGCCGCCGGACGCGGTCGCGGCGAAGCTGGGGGACGAGGGCGTGTTCGTGTGGAACGGGAACTTCTACGCCGTCACCGTCTGCGAGCGGCTGGGTCTGGAGGATTGCGGCGGCCTCATCCGCGCCGGCCTCGCCCCGTACAATACCGACGAAGACGTGGACCGACTGATCGAAGGCGTCGCCCGCATCGCCCGCGGCTGA
- a CDS encoding RNA polymerase sigma factor RpoD/SigA has protein sequence MFLSSRALDSFDQYLHDVEKYPLIEDPAEERALAHRARAGDKQAAERLVTANLRFVISYVKKYQGRGLGLAELVCIGNEGLLKAVKKFDPDKGVKFISYAVWWIRQTVLQALAEQTRSVRIPLNQNSNLVRLSRVETALTQSMGRSPTDEEIANEMGEPVDTVRALRRVAASELSLDAPLDRGDRDSASFGERFAGTESDEIEEEVESAARRDFLERMFEKYLTERERKILYLYYGLDEGEERTLEEIGSLLGVTRERIRQIRNRAFEKLRESPDGSALEGFWAVS, from the coding sequence ATGTTCCTGAGCTCACGGGCCCTCGATTCGTTTGACCAGTACCTGCACGACGTGGAGAAGTACCCGCTCATCGAGGACCCCGCCGAGGAGCGTGCCCTGGCCCACAGGGCGCGCGCCGGAGACAAGCAGGCCGCCGAGAGGCTGGTGACCGCGAACCTCCGCTTCGTGATCTCGTACGTGAAGAAGTACCAGGGGCGCGGGCTGGGCCTGGCCGAGCTGGTGTGCATCGGCAACGAGGGGCTGCTGAAGGCGGTGAAGAAGTTCGATCCCGACAAGGGAGTGAAGTTCATCTCGTACGCCGTGTGGTGGATCCGCCAGACGGTGCTGCAGGCCCTGGCCGAGCAGACGCGCTCCGTGCGCATCCCGCTCAACCAGAACTCCAACCTGGTCCGTCTCTCCCGCGTGGAGACGGCGCTCACCCAGTCGATGGGCCGCTCGCCCACCGACGAGGAGATCGCCAACGAGATGGGCGAGCCGGTGGATACCGTGCGCGCCCTGCGCCGCGTGGCCGCCAGCGAGCTCTCGCTAGACGCGCCGCTGGACCGCGGCGACCGCGACTCGGCCAGCTTCGGCGAGCGCTTCGCCGGCACCGAGAGCGACGAGATCGAGGAAGAGGTCGAGTCGGCCGCGCGCCGCGACTTCCTGGAGCGCATGTTCGAGAAGTACCTCACCGAGCGCGAGCGCAAGATCCTCTACCTGTACTACGGCCTGGACGAGGGCGAGGAGCGCACGCTGGAAGAGATCGGTTCGCTGCTCGGCGTCACCCGCGAGCGCATCCGCCAGATCCGCAACCGCGCCTTCGAGAAGCTGCGCGAGAGCCCGGACGGCTCGGCGCTGGAAGGCTTCTGGGCGGTTTCCTGA